The following is a genomic window from Salarias fasciatus chromosome 10, fSalaFa1.1, whole genome shotgun sequence.
CTGCAAACAATAGAAGAGTTCAGACGATTGTTTCAAGCAAAACAGGAAGAAGTGCAGCGTTAACTTGAATAACACCTGTTTGAAAGCTCCTATGAGACAAACTTATTCTCTCTATATATTTACTTTTTCCAAAGGAGTCTAATCTCTTGGATAaaaaggatttttaaaaaaatgtacaaggaaaatggggaaaattaataaaactgctttgaaacaccctgaaatctgaatttctgaaagaaaaaaaaagaaaaatgggaaggaaaacaccatgaaaaactttttaaaaagccatAAATGTTAGACCAACATTATGAAAACTTCTGATTCTGAACCATTTCGATCTTGGGGGATAAACTGAGTTTCTTCTCCTGTGGCAGCAGGAAAGCTGCAGCGATGAAGTGTTTTTGATCCCGAATCAGACGGTTTTAGCCTTTAACTGGAAACACTGACCCGACACTCTGAAAGataaagaggaaaaagtcaGTTTTCAGGAGTGAAACTAGCTTTAATATTGGTGTCTGCAGTGCAGTGTCCTCTGCAGTGGACCCAGTCAGTGTGGACCTGCAGAGGCCCCGTCCCCCTTCGTCCGTCCCCCGTCCAGCCCggtgtttcctcctcagctATGTGTGGAATTTGTCTGAACAGCTGCTGCGGCCAGAGTCCCACTCTCCGTCATCCTCTGAGTGATGTGTGAGGcctccctgcacacacactcttcttcctcgtcgccacacacactcacaaataaACAGCACGTCTGTGTGACTCGCGCTGCTGACTGAGAGTCTCTCTCAACAGATTTCTGTCCTGTAGAGTTAGAATGTTTCCCCCGGCGCTCGTACCTCGGCCCTCTCTGACGTTCCCTGTTCTCCACTGTTCTCCGCAGTGCCCCAGGTCCTCAAGAGCTGCACCGAGTTCATCGAGAAGCACGGCGTGGTGGACGGCATCTACCGCCTGTCCGGGATCGCCTCCAACATCCAGAAGCTGCGGTGAGCCGATCCTCCACCCTGAACCCGCCCCTCCACACGCCGGACGCCTGTTCGCTCCTGAACACGTCCCGCTGACGGgagggttagcattagcctgtagcCAGGCtagctgtgattagcattagcagcctcAAATAAACATTAGCATTCATTTGTAAGAGCTGCCTGCGTGTTGGTGGTTCATCTCAGCTGGTTGTTTCCTGCTTCTCTTTACCGTTTCAAAGTCGGTTTGATGCAACTTAAGCTAACAttaagattatagagcatcttcctcctctttcatccagattatagagcatcttcctcctctttcatccagattatagagcatctttctccactaacatccagattatccACCACTGTTAGTCATCTCTCTTTGCTTCAGGTCTGATTTGCATCTATTGTCTTTAAGTGTCTTTTAAGAACAAGACAGCATCTTAAAAGTAGCTTAAAGAGTCTCAACAGATGTTTCCTTCTatagatcagcctgctttgctCAAGAGTTTAACGTTAATGCTCGTCTTTTCCGGTTTGGATCGGTGGATTATGCTGAAAAGTCACAGAGCTGATGTAAATCAATCAGCATGATAGATCAGTGGATGTTGGACCTCATTTTAGTGTCTGTCATCAAGACCAGCTGAGATTTGTGTTCTATGTTGGTGTTGAGATGATTCAGTGACTCTCAGGGAAACGGTAAATGGACGTTCATAAACCTGGGATTAAGCCTCCCTCTTTCACTTGGATCCACTCAGTCATGTGACACCTGCTGAAGTTGGACGGGCAGTTAGTGAGTTAGGTCTCCTgcagcgtgcgtgtgtgtgtgtgtgtgtgtgtgtagtttccaGGTTGTTCGCAGCCGTCAGTCGATTCTCTTTCTGATCGCGGCTCGTATAAATGTCAGGACTGAGAAACGACGACCCCCTGCAGAGACGCCGTCGCCACTTTTAAAGTGTGACCGTCCTGCAGATGAAATCCAGACAGCCGATAAACATGATTCACTCTGTGTCCGTCCGGAattgtaatctgattacttcaGGAAACTAGAGGTGTGGTCTGTCTATCAGATCAGACCGATGTGAGGGTTTTGGGAATGGTCTTGTTTTTACACTGTAAtgtctgatctgtgtgtgttttactcgATTTGTCTGTGATGCAGTTTGTTCATCCGTACACAGACCTGCAGACGTCTCTGTCTGATTTCCTTCCTAAAATTCATCAAAAACTCCTGAAATataactcctttttttttttcgttgatggagctgcagcagtcGCCACTCGGCtccatgtttctgcaggatgagcTGCTTTGACCGCACTGACTTcggctttctctctcttcttcttcctccataCCGTATTTTCCTTCAGGCACGAGTTTGACTCGGAGCAGATCCCCGACCTGACCAAAGATGTTTACATCCAGGACATCCACTGCGTCGGCTCGCTGTGCAAGCTGTACTTCAGAGAGCTGCCCAACCCCCTGCTCACCTACCAGCTCTACGAGAAGTTCTCTGTAAGCACGCCGGCTCAGAGTGGTGGCAGACTCCACATCTACTTGATCTGGAATAAATGAAATTCCTCTGATTCATCTTGCGGGATTTCTTCAAATTCTTGTCAGAGTTATGAGTCACAGACACCCCGAAAATAATATCAGTGTGTCCGACACACCCTGTCATTACAAACGCAGCCGAGCGACTGGGAAGCAGAGCTGTGCTGAGGCCTCTCTGAGGATGGAGTAAATGTTTGCTGGTTGTTATGGCAGcgccggggggggcggggggcttcGCGGTCCTCGCTGCTGGATCTCCAGCCTGAACCGCAGCCGCAGAAGGAGCAATGGTGTTGATACGCTGCCGTTTTCTCTCTGAAGGACGCCGTCTCGGCAGCGACGGACGAAGAGCGGCTCATCAAGATCCACGACGtcatccagcagctccctcCGCCGCATTACAGGTCAGTGTGACGCCACGCCGCCTCCTGGTGGCCGCGCCGCGAGCAGCAAGCCTCCGCATGTGCATCCACTTTGTGACGGGCGCACAGTGATGCCCTGAGGACGCAGCTCCGTCGCGGCCGTCGGCGTGAACATCGGCACCGCCGGTCAGCGAAAagagaataaatgaatatttgctctgcaggactctggagtTCCTGATGAGACACCTCTCCCGCCTGGCAGCCTTCAGCTACATCACCAACATGCACAGCAAGAACCTGGCAATCGTCTGGGCGCCCAACCTGCTCAGgtcagccgtgtgtgtgtgtgcgtatacgtggacagaaaaatataaatttGAACCAAAAACACATCGAAGCTTCAGTAAGAACAGAAAAAAGATCAATGAAGAGCTAAAAAGTCAGAATGTTTGACTTTCATATTCAGTGAGAATACCGTACCTTTGATTTATCAGTTATTTCTACACATAAATCATATAAactaaaaactgaaatgtatttcaacCTTTCATTGTGACAGTTTATGgtctcagttaaaaaaaaaacaaacagaaaaacctctGACTTTGAGATAACGTAGTTTTTGAGTTTCCTGAATTAAACCTAAAGGTTTGAAGTATTTGCACGAAGTGAAACATGTCGGTGAAagtttctctgatctgttctggTCCGTGTGATTCAGATCGAAGCAGATCGAGTCGGCGTGCTTCAGCGGCACGGCGGCCTTCATGGAGGTCCGGATCCAGTCGGTGGTGGTGGAGTTCATCCTGAACCACGTGGACGTTCTCTTCAGCACCAAGCTCAGCACGCTGATCCGGGAGGGGGCGGGTACGAGCCGGCGTCACACCGCCGCTCACACACTGCTCCACGCACGCACTCCCTCCGCTCATCGCCGTCCCTCTGCGTCTCCAGGTCACAACTCTCTGTCCCGGCCCAAGTCCCTGCTGGTGTCGTCCCCGTCCACCAAGCTGCTGAGCCTGGAGGAGGCCCAGGCCCGGACGCAGGCGCAGATCAACTCCCCCGTCACCGAGGACAGCAAGTACATCGAGGTGGGCGAGGGTCCGGCCGCCCTGCAGGGGAAGTTCCACACCGTCATCGAGTTCCCCACAGAGAGGTGGGTGGCTGCTCCACTTCCCTCTATTCTTCATCAGAGTGACGCCTCTGGATCCTCAGATAACATCCAGGAACacgtcgccccctgctggaggtcctcccctcctgcagcaggctgactggGTGCTGACGATCCATTTAAATCTTCCTCCAATCAGCTCGTTTAGTTTTGATCTCAGAGAAGCTTCCTGACAGACAAACATGGATTTAATCTAATCTGAAAAACGTCAATGTTCTCAGCATTTATTGCTACATTCAGCTcatatttttgccttttttgtcctttttctgAATAATTGAAGCTCTTTATCATGTCTGTCCAGTTGTGATCTGCTGTAATGAGAAATGAAAATACTGCTCACACTGAATCCCATCACACTGTTTAAATGGAGATTTTTACTTTAGAACATGTTGAAGAGTTTTATGAATGtgaaacaggacaaacagatgCTGTGAGATTTGGATTACATTTGGTCCTAAAGAGAAAACCTCATCTTCTCTATGATGGGATGCAAAACATAACATTTTAAACTCCTGCTACTTTGTTTTCCTTGACCATGAATCCTGTGGAAAGTCTGGGATGTCGTGTTTGGGCAGCAGTTGTTTATAGAATTTAAAGCCAAAGGGAGGTTATGTACAAGACACAGTGGGATCAACATTTCGTCATTTGGCTTGCCCCACTGTGGTGTAAACATACACAGACATGTATCACTCAGAGGAAAAAATAGAATATAGACAAAACTTATCACCCCAAAATAGAAAGAATGACACAGAGAATAAAGGCAGCAAGGTTTAAAATAGAGGGTAAAACACATAAATGTGCAATATCTGGGCCACACATGGCAAAATGAGCTTTGTTGTCAATTTCTACTGCAAATATAAGACTCACagtaaaatcaaaacaaagtcTAGTTTTATCTCCCAATGTTTAAACATGTTTCACTCAAAAATACAATAACACAAAGAGAGATGAAgctgaaaatagaaatatatgCAGAAAAAACACCCAACAATGAGCTGACCTGGCTAACGCTCATGTTTGCGtctgtgactgacaggaagagacctCCTATTAAGTCGAAGAAGTCTCCTGTGGGCAGCTGGCGCTCCTTCTTTAACCTGGGAAAGTCTTCCTCCATGTCCAAGCGAAAGCTGCACAGAAACCCCAGCGAGCCCAACGAGCTGAAGGCCATGGCCCTGGCAGgtgagagcaggagcagagtggGGAGCCTGACCGCCGCCCGGCTGACTGACCGCCGCCCGGCTGACTGACCGCCGCCCGGCTGACTGACCGCTGCAGGGCTGACTGACCGCCGCCCGGCTGATCACGAtggtttttttcccttctgtcTTTGCAGGAGGTCGAGGAGACACGGCGACTCTGCGGTCGGCCAAGAGCGAGGAGTCGCTGAGCTCGCTGCACAACGTGGAAGGTGACCGTCCGACTCCTGACGACGTTCTCCTCGTGTTCTCCGTCGCCCGGCGTGTTTGAACCGGTGGTTTCTCTGTCCCTCCAGGGGAGTCGAAGGTGTACCGCCCCCGCCGCCCGCGCTCCAGCAGCGACGCCCTGTCGGCGTCCTTTAACGGCGAGCTGCTGGACAGCCGGCAGCACTGCAACTCCTACGACAACCTGGAcggcaccgaggacagcgacgcGGACGACGGGCCCATCTGCGTGCCCGCCCTCATCTCGCCGCCCCGCTCGGCGGGCGAGGACGTGGACCTCAGCCCGCCGGACATCGGCATGGCGTCCCTGGACTTCGACCCCATGTCGTTCCAGTGCAGCCTCCCTGACTCCTCCTACGCCTTCCCCCTGGACGAGTccggggccgccgccgccgccgccggggcgtCCTCCCTGAAGAGGAGCCCCGGCGCCGGGAAAGCCAACGGCTCGGAGCTGGTCTCCGCCTCCTTCCTGGGCGGCCTGGCCTCCCCCCTGCTGTCCACAGACTTCAGCCTGGCCGCGGCGGAGAAGCCAGAGAGCAGGAAGCTGACCACCTCCTACTCCTACACGGACAAACCCACGCAGGCCGTGTCGCCCATCAAGTGTGGGAAGGCCAGCAGCTTGACGCCGTTCACCGCCGCCGAGTTTTTCATAGCCGAGACGCCCGACAAGAACCCGGCCGCTCTCACCGCGTCCCCGCAGCCGTTATCCCCCCCTTCCAGACCCAAGgactccccccctccccccctgaTGGGCGGCCTGCTGCTGCGGGCGGCCGAGCCGTCGCTGAGCGAAGCCTTTCAGATGGAGCTGCACTCCAAGCTGGCGGCCTTCGACGGCGACGACAGTCGAGAGCCGAAGGAAGAAGACGGCGTGCagcaaacaccagcagctgccTGCAGCCAGGAGCCCCAAGGTACCAGGCAGGGTCACCGCCGTCCACGTAGTTTGACATCTGGCTCACTCAGTCACACTGTTCAGGCTTCAGCGGGATCAGAGGTCTGCAGcccctctgcagcctcttcctGGTCTCAGAATgagctgaaaataaacatgtCAACGTTTTAATGCTGCTGCTCGGCCGACAGCCTTCAGAGAGTTTCTAACCTTTTAGTGTTGTGATGAACCATGAATCCGTTTAAAGAAACAATTCAGAGGAAAAGAGTTTTACTTTATGTGGACAGACTCATTCAATTCCACCGTGAAAGGATGATCTTCTGTATCTCCGACAACAAAAAACAGGCTAAACCTGCTGAAATGTTGAAGACAGAGGAAAAATGGCTGAAAAGCTTAAACAGggtttaaaaacacattttactgctGCAAGAGATTAAAGGGCTTCAGCAGCTAAAAGCAAATAGTGAAATCTCTGCTGTTAAAAGTTCTCAGATTGCAAAAAGTGTTATTTGGAGAACTGTTTGATCATAAAGATTGCAGACCTCTGATGATCTTTACAGCATGATGCAAATCACAGTTTACTGAACAACATCTGCAACTAACAAAGAGATCATCTACTGtaaagcatggtggaggcaccATCATGCAGTGGGGCTGCTGGCTGCCTCTAGTTTGAAATAATTTCTCCTGAGTTTCTATTAAATTCAATCTGTTTCTACTTGTTGTTCAGTAACTTTGGGTATTTTATCGGACATTCTGAATACACATTAGAGGTGGTTTTCCTCGGGGTCCCAGCAGCTGATTCAGCTCTGTGTTTCTTCTGGAATGTGTTTAAGCCCCGTGTTGAACTGCCCCGATCTGCCCCCCTCCTGAAGCACCTGAAAACCCGCCCGCCTGCCGTCATTCACACTGTCTTCTGTCGTCTTGCTCATTTGTTCTTCATCTTTAGAGcgcttgtgtttctgtgtcccTGCTAGGAGTTGTAGATCTGGACTCTTCGAAGGACCTCACCCCTCGTTCCCTCAGCTCCGCAGCTCCCTCctctgcccctcccccccctccgcctcctaAAAACGCTGCACGTATGTTGGCCCTGGCGCTGGCCGAGTCTGCCCAGCAGGTGTCCATCCAGGCCCAGGCCCGCTCGTCCGAGCCCCCCACACCGGTGTCCCCCCCACAGCTGCCGGACACCACCGAAGTCCAGGACGCCTCGCCGCTGGGCCCGCTGTTTCAGGCTGCCTGTgagaaggaagcaggaagagggGGGTCCCCACCACCAGCACACAGCTACACTCCAAATATCACGGCGGTGTCGTCTGTCCAGTTCACTTCCAGCCCCGCCCTGCCGCAGCAGCCCCCCGAGGCAACCGGCGGGACCGCTAAGCCGTCGGACGGTGTCAAGTCTTCTCCAGGTCCGGCTGAGACGCAGCCAGGATCAGAGGCCACTCCTCCAGACACGCCCATCTACAAGTGTGCCCCGCTCCCCACTTCGGCCGGCCTCAAGTCCCCCGCCAGGAGGAGTCCGGAGAGGCAGCAGCCCGTCTCAGGACACGCCCCGCCTCACACGGGCTCGTCCAGCAGCACTCCGGCCACCacgcccggcggcggcggcaaaGACGCTGCAGTCCTACCACAACATGTGCCTGAGGTAACCCAGCTGGAGCTCATGACATGGGCTCATCTGAAGGGTTTGGTTTGTTCCGCATATGATCAGTCCGTTTGCTAAAAACAagcattattttaaataacGTGGCATAAAGAACATGTGCCCTGATGAGAGAATGTACAGACTACAGGGAGAGACCAGGATTTAGTGTTCCCATAAAGCCAAACGATTCAGGCTTTATGGCATTTAATAAGTCCTTGCATCAGAACTCAGTATCGGCAAGCAGTTAAACGTTAGTACTCGTACTTATACTCATTCTGTAAGAGGTTGTATCCTTAGTGACATGTCATAGTGAAGAATCACCttatggagagagagaaaggaaagacACTGTGGTAGGTCTCCCAGCTGTCCAAGCCAGCAGCAGCCTAACTCATAAATGGTGTGGGGTAGCTTCAACCAGCTCTAAGTATAAGCTTTAATAAATAGAAAAGTCTTAAGTCTAACCTTTATCGTAGTCCCACATCTTTGGTTCTTTTCACAAAAACAGTGGTAGGTGTTCATTGTTACCTTCATTGTTAAAGATTTATTGTGTTCTGTTGTTTCCCAGGTCAAACCAGAGGAGACTGTTCCACctccagttcttccaaaacctTCAGAACAGCCACCTCCAGTAGCTCTGAAGCCTAAAAAGCCGGCTGTCTCACTGCCCCAAACCCAAAGTCAGCAGCAGAGCCAAGCTGCGACCCCAACTGCTGCTCCGGTTCAGACCCAGCCTCAGCCCCACCTCTCCAAGGCCAGCGCCAGAGTGGCCCCCACCTCTGCTGAGCCTGTGGAGAAGCCTTGGGAGGCCATAAAGCCAGTCCAGCCCTGTACGGAGTCTGCGAAATACCACGACTCGTACGGAcccactccccctccccccccagtCCGAACCATGGAGAGCAAGCTGGCCACGGCGGCTCTCAGCCAAACGGAGGCGTCCTACCACGTCCTGggtgaagccccgcctcctggaCACCCGGACGAGGCCCCGCCTCACCACCCTCATTCTCCTCGGAAAGCTTCCACTCATCAACCAGCCTACCTGTACCATAAAGGAGAGCCCGTCTTGATCGACCCTTCCGGAGCGGCGTACTACCACACCAGGCCCGTTCCCGTGGGTCCGCAGTCCGTACCGCACCACTACCGGCCCGACACCCTCCCCCCGCACTACGTGTCGAAATCTGAGCCTCAGATACCGTACAGCGCCCGACTGGATAACAGATACAGCACTTTAGGCCCCCGGTCGTACCACCACTCCATGAAGTCCAGAGGGAACCCCCGCAGCGTGTACGTCTCTCCAGGGCCCGGCCACCCGGGCTACAGCCACGACCGGCCGCACGGCTACCCCACCATCCGCAGGGTGCACTCGCTCCACGTTCCTTCCACGATCCGCTCGGTGCCCATCCAGAGGACGGAAGTCCCTCCGGACGACGACATGTTCTTCTACCACCGGCCGGTGTACCAGTGCAAAGCCTACCAGCAGCCGGCCCAGCAGTCCTCGCAGGCCGACTACCACGTCACCCAGCTGCAGCCTTACTTCGAGAACGGCCGGGTCCAGTATCGCTACAGCCCGTACTCCGGCGCCGGTCCCCTGGAGTCTCCGTTTTATGACATCGACCCGTACGGCACCATCAGGGTCAGGCACGTCCACGCCTACGGCGGCCGGGACGCGGGAGCCGTTGCCGGGCGACCGGGCGGAAAGGCCAGCGGCTACCACTACCTCTCCCGCCACGTTCTCCCGCCGGGAAAGGAGCACAGCTTTGTGAGCAGAGACATGCCCCCGGGTCACGGGGCCAAGGAGGCCGCCGCTTACCTGGCCTGGGATCCGGAGGAGGCCGAGAGGCTCCGCATGCACTCCATCCGCAGGGAGAGCCGGGCCCGGCTGAAGGTCAAAGGTCCCGTCCTCTCGCAGTACGACAACGTGGGCCTGTTCACACCAGCAGACATATCAGGATACGAAACCCTGCACCTGCGCAGCAAATCGGACCCGGGTAAGGCTGTGCTGGTAGCAGCCGAGAGCAAAGATGGCCGCTACCTCCCCAGACACATGGACCCCGACACGCTCATGTACCTGGAGACGGACAAGCACGTCCAGGGCGACAAGTCCGACGGGCTCTCCAAACAGAGCGGCTCCAAGAAATGCCAGTCCTCCCACTCCCTCCCCTCCACGCTGAGCCACAGCCTCTCCCACCCGCAGGAGAGCGCCGACGACAAGCCGTGCGGCGACGGCGGCAGGTCCAAACACTGGCAGCAGGAGTACTCCAGCAAGAGGACCTTCCAGCCGCGGTACGAGTGCCCCGAGTCCGAACACCACCCGAGCAAAGCCAAGGCGCCGGGCGGCTACCACGGCGCGGACGACCAGCCGCCGGCGCGCTCCAAACCGGAGCGGTCGCACAGCGTCCGGGAGCCGCAGCAGCACTACGGCAAGCCGGACCTGGACTACCCGTACCAGAAACACGGCGCCAAGACGGCGCAGTCCCACTACGACAACCTGGACGATTACCACCCAGTACCTCAGCCTCAGGCCCCGGTGCAGAAGCGTGGAGGCCCCGGCTCCTACCCGGCCCCGGGGTTCTCCGTGAGCCACAACAACAGAGCGTACTCCACGGCGCTGGGCCAGGGGGCCTTCATCCAGACCGAGCTGGCCTTGCAGAGGCCAGAGACGGAGATCCGGACGGAATGAAGCATTTATGAAGGGAAGGAGAGACTCTGATGAGCTCCGGCCGAGCAGCCTCTGCAGGACAGTGGACTGTTGTATCTCGAATATTTTTGCCTCTGTATTTTTAATGAATTGTAAAGAATATTGTAAGACTTTTTACAGAAAGTCCTGAATGTACCTGATGTTATTGTCCATGAGGTCATGTTATTGTGATTGAATGAGACAGTAGCCGGTCGTAAATGTATATGACCTGAAAGAGGTACAAAGAACAGGAACCACTAAAATGtaagattatatatatatatatacaaaatatatatataaataaataaatataaaaatttaaCTATACAAATAGAATTACTAGTAAAAGGGATTTTtagttgtatttgtttttttttagatggcGCTGGGTATGAGCATCAACTGGGACTAAGGTTTGCATTTTAGAAATGCATGCACTCTCTATCTCTTACAGAACAGTTCTGTGTACTTCTCTATCCGTTGCGTTCTCTCTGGATGTTACAGCACAAGTCGTGAGAGGAGGATGTGCGCCGGCTCTCGTGTCCACGTCGGGGAGCGATGAGGAGCCGCCATGGCTGACTTTCAATCCGTATAGTGGTTATCAATGTCTTATTTTCTCTGTGACTGTGCCATTTTTATGTAACTTTGCTATAAATCGATTTCAATGACTTGTGATAGAATGTTTTGGTACTTGTGTGTTCTTCGTTGGGAGAGGGACCAAACGACTGGGCACAGTCCTCGCACATACGGGATAAAGACGGAGAGGGTGGCTGGATGGATGCCTGTTGTAGCTTTAGAGGTGTAAGAggttgttttgggtttttttttgtttttttttacccatttcTTTCTGTTCTCCATCTAACTCCTGGTACGACTAACAGAATAAAGGTGAAAACGATGTCCTGTCAGGCGAACGCGGCTCCGCAGGAGAATCGGCTCGGTTGATGAGAGCCTCGGATTTTGTTCCTGCAACGACGCCACATTTTGTTTACTGTTCTTGTCATGATGCACAAACAGTGTGAAGGTCACCTGAGACTGGGTTGTTTTCTTTATTAGGCTTATTTTTTACCACCTCACTGCTTCTGAATTTAAATCTATGAAGTTGAATTCTTTTTTAGGACACGTGGggccatttttttaaaagctgcaaATCCTTGTGTAGTACATACAGCTGGTATAATACTACGACACCTTCTTGGGCATAATGACTGGATTACAATATGTTTGGAATCTGTCTAAATCCAGGTTGTACTCTGTAACTGTTTGACTTCTTTATCGCTTGCAGGTTTTGCTCCTCTTGCCTTATCTAAAGCCTCGACCTTTTCAGATGTGGCGCTGAAGTAAGGCACCGTGTACTTGAATGTGAAAACACTCCTGTCTGAAACTAGAGGTCTCTAAAGTCAgatatgaattaaataaaactgtTCAGGAATAGCTATTATCTTtggggaggtttttttttgtgtgtgtgtgtgtgtgtggctgttcaTCGTGTCCGTAACACACCCGAGTCTGTCCTGACAGGTTTGGTGAAAACTGGCACTCATGTTCAGTAcggatttttttcctttgcctcCTGAAAACCCTGCAGACCTTTGATCGCTGGTTTGCCAGAACAttgcagtgaagccaaacactcgCATACACACCCACTGTCACCAACATTTAGCAGCCTTCAGAAGCGATCTGCAGCTTGATCTGTTAGGAAAGAACGTTTCTCTGAGCTTGGTTTGGAACTGTGCTTTCTGGGAGAATCTTCTGAAGAGAATAAGTCCTCATGAAGTTCTTCTGAAGATTTCAAATGGTCCATTGAGTTGAAGCAAAGCAAAACTAACACTCTTCACACAAAGCGGAGTCTAAATCCACTGCAGTGAAAAGCAACATTCATGAACCTCCTGTGTTGCAAAATGAAAGATAGCGGGTTAAACCAAGTGTGAGGTGTTAAAGTGATCATTAAAGGCTAAAGAATTTGCATTTCCAGATTTTTGCCTAAAGATTCGGTTACATTTACAGTTTCCATCAGCTTATCTTAATATAGCTGTTTAATCAAAGCTTCCTAAAACAATGTTTATATTATAGTTTTTCCTTCTCTTGTCAGTTAGACCTGTTTTCTCAAACTACACCGAGGTCTGCAGCCTTCTGTCACTCTTCATGACCTTCACCCAGTTAAATTCCACACCGTTTCTTTCACAGGTCACAGTTCCTGAAATAGCCCAACTCCTCCACTCTGGTCTCCTCACAGCTCACCTGTTCACTCTCATAAGTCCAAACAAACTATTGCTTCTGCTGAGAAGGACACTGGATTCTTACTGCAACATTATTTAAGTTGTTAATAAGACATTGTCTTAAATGAGAATGAGGAACTTTTAAAAAATCTGTTGGTATTCAAATACGTTTCGGTTGATTTTTACATATGAAATCCTTATTTTATTATTCAAATCAAagcaaactttatttgtaaagcacttttcatatccATTGAAAAACAATAAGtgctaaacagtaa
Proteins encoded in this region:
- the arhgap32b gene encoding rho GTPase-activating protein 32 isoform X3, encoding MLLAYLSRLSAIADNKINCGPALTWMEVDNKGNHLLVHEESSINVPAIAAAHVIKRYIAQASDELSFEVGDIVSVIDMPPKEDTTWWRGKHGFQVGFFPSECVELINDKVPQSMTNSVPKPASPCSGLPPASWSLFPPYLEMESVMQDSAWVADPLNHYSLSSVSKKHGKLITFLRSFMKSRPTKQKLKQRGILRERVFGCDLGEHLLNSGHDVPQVLKSCTEFIEKHGVVDGIYRLSGIASNIQKLRHEFDSEQIPDLTKDVYIQDIHCVGSLCKLYFRELPNPLLTYQLYEKFSDAVSAATDEERLIKIHDVIQQLPPPHYRTLEFLMRHLSRLAAFSYITNMHSKNLAIVWAPNLLRSKQIESACFSGTAAFMEVRIQSVVVEFILNHVDVLFSTKLSTLIREGAGHNSLSRPKSLLVSSPSTKLLSLEEAQARTQAQINSPVTEDSKYIEVGEGPAALQGKFHTVIEFPTERKRPPIKSKKSPVGSWRSFFNLGKSSSMSKRKLHRNPSEPNELKAMALAGGRGDTATLRSAKSEESLSSLHNVEGESKVYRPRRPRSSSDALSASFNGELLDSRQHCNSYDNLDGTEDSDADDGPICVPALISPPRSAGEDVDLSPPDIGMASLDFDPMSFQCSLPDSSYAFPLDESGAAAAAAGASSLKRSPGAGKANGSELVSASFLGGLASPLLSTDFSLAAAEKPESRKLTTSYSYTDKPTQAVSPIKCGKASSLTPFTAAEFFIAETPDKNPAALTASPQPLSPPSRPKDSPPPPLMGGLLLRAAEPSLSEAFQMELHSKLAAFDGDDSREPKEEDGVQQTPAAACSQEPQGVVDLDSSKDLTPRSLSSAAPSSAPPPPPPPKNAARMLALALAESAQQVSIQAQARSSEPPTPVSPPQLPDTTEVQDASPLGPLFQAACEKEAGRGGSPPPAHSYTPNITAVSSVQFTSSPALPQQPPEATGGTAKPSDGVKSSPGPAETQPGSEATPPDTPIYKCAPLPTSAGLKSPARRSPERQQPVSGHAPPHTGSSSSTPATTPGGGGKDAAVLPQHVPEVKPEETVPPPVLPKPSEQPPPVALKPKKPAVSLPQTQSQQQSQAATPTAAPVQTQPQPHLSKASARVAPTSAEPVEKPWEAIKPVQPCTESAKYHDSYGPTPPPPPVRTMESKLATAALSQTEASYHVLGEAPPPGHPDEAPPHHPHSPRKASTHQPAYLYHKGEPVLIDPSGAAYYHTRPVPVGPQSVPHHYRPDTLPPHYVSKSEPQIPYSARLDNRYSTLGPRSYHHSMKSRGNPRSVYVSPGPGHPGYSHDRPHGYPTIRRVHSLHVPSTIRSVPIQRTEVPPDDDMFFYHRPVYQCKAYQQPAQQSSQADYHVTQLQPYFENGRVQYRYSPYSGAGPLESPFYDIDPYGTIRVRHVHAYGGRDAGAVAGRPGGKASGYHYLSRHVLPPGKEHSFVSRDMPPGHGAKEAAAYLAWDPEEAERLRMHSIRRESRARLKVKGPVLSQYDNVGLFTPADISGYETLHLRSKSDPGKAVLVAAESKDGRYLPRHMDPDTLMYLETDKHVQGDKSDGLSKQSGSKKCQSSHSLPSTLSHSLSHPQESADDKPCGDGGRSKHWQQEYSSKRTFQPRYECPESEHHPSKAKAPGGYHGADDQPPARSKPERSHSVREPQQHYGKPDLDYPYQKHGAKTAQSHYDNLDDYHPVPQPQAPVQKRGGPGSYPAPGFSVSHNNRAYSTALGQGAFIQTELALQRPETEIRTE